One bacterium genomic region harbors:
- a CDS encoding putative glycoside hydrolase, translating into MYFNLLFLILLPRVQATSPELFPYRGIYLYPYAAVKLEKYLAYIKESEINAVVIDFKDASGYVTYNTNLPSVKEAGAEHSLLNVENIVTQCKSAGLRLIARVVLFEDSVFAWYKGGKYSLKGEDGRIWSDGQGMYWTNPCNREVWKYNIDIAKELVSRGVTEIQFDYIRFPSSYGDYRPYRLEGQKETTIENFLKTAYTTLHPLGANIGAAVFGFSLWQPLKCEGQNLDLMAKWLDVIYPMLYPSHFAAAPEYTRERDYSLIFNSLAKGDMVIPESKFVPYIQGFKMRSPGFGPDYVANQAEAVQNSKAWGYIIWNPRSKYETVLDLDGGEGKNE; encoded by the coding sequence ATGTATTTTAACTTGCTTTTTTTAATTCTTTTGCCAAGAGTGCAAGCCACATCACCAGAATTATTTCCATATAGAGGCATTTACTTATATCCATACGCAGCAGTAAAATTAGAAAAATATTTAGCTTATATAAAAGAGAGCGAGATAAATGCGGTAGTGATTGATTTCAAAGATGCTTCAGGGTATGTTACCTATAACACCAATCTTCCCTCAGTAAAAGAGGCCGGAGCAGAACATTCGCTTTTAAATGTCGAAAACATAGTTACACAATGTAAATCTGCCGGGCTAAGACTTATTGCAAGAGTCGTTTTGTTTGAAGATTCGGTATTTGCGTGGTATAAAGGCGGGAAATATTCTCTCAAGGGGGAGGATGGCAGAATATGGAGCGACGGGCAAGGAATGTATTGGACAAATCCCTGCAACAGGGAAGTCTGGAAATACAACATTGACATTGCTAAGGAACTTGTATCCCGCGGTGTAACGGAAATACAATTTGATTATATCAGGTTTCCTTCTTCTTATGGAGATTACAGACCATACAGGCTTGAAGGGCAAAAAGAAACTACGATTGAAAATTTCCTTAAAACCGCATACACAACTTTACATCCGCTTGGGGCAAATATCGGCGCTGCAGTATTTGGATTTTCATTATGGCAGCCTCTAAAATGTGAAGGACAAAACCTTGATTTAATGGCAAAATGGCTTGACGTAATTTATCCTATGCTTTACCCGTCACACTTTGCCGCTGCACCTGAATACACGAGAGAAAGGGATTATAGCCTTATCTTTAACAGCCTGGCGAAAGGGGATATGGTTATCCCCGAGTCTAAATTTGTACCTTATATACAGGGATTCAAAATGCGGTCTCCCGGTTTCGGGCCTGATTATGTGGCAAACCAGGCGGAAGCCGTGCAAAATTCGAAAGCGTGGGGATACATTATATGGAACCCGAGAAGTAAATATGAAACAGTATTAGACCTTGATGGAGGGGAGGGGAAAAATGAATGA
- a CDS encoding kelch repeat-containing protein: MSKKLISLGVLLGIISICFSSEATRWHRTGDKVKWSMGYSNSILTDGKVILIGGQGDSAACQTFDPATGTWSRDTMPIMDHHTGALLLPNGKVLYATTAGSGSGGRFYLYDPVGKSWTLSTGTSIACQRKYAYLTLLKDGRVLVMNNGRNCYFYDCAGDAFTATGSTNRASTYGAGLEMLLPNGDVLLMLSNMIANTAEIFNPTAGTWSYTDTCVTRGRSGFVGVLLPPPWSKVLIAGGGRIDSMGYGVTTQCELFDPVMHTWANTGSMSYGPRYVPAMALLPSGKVLIAGSDPDPYSYGSYTASRKCELYNPASGTWALTDSTIDPIDSVSHAAMFILPTGKILFPGWGTATTISINHPKAAIIYDPTDGIWTSKPSLNTDRAYHTVTPLPIIHTAICSTNVLIVGGENSSGALKSCELYNYVLQTIIPTGDLINARTHHTAQLMSSGKVLVTGGKNTSAIKSCELFDVATTSWTATGDLNTERFDHTATLLTDGRILVTGGENTGFLNSCEIYNGSAWTNANSMSTQRTNHSAILLKNGNVLIIGGRNGSGALTSCELWNGTNWSNTGNLNNGRYSHTSVLLQSGKILVIGGTSDGTTGLASCETYDPSTGTWTQEGNLNQARYLHNSTLLYSGIVLTSGGKDGANYLSSCEVWDPADYVDTLTSTHSWKTDTSASITPARACHSSVLIPSSHPYVLAIGGTNGSFLNSMVQYDVGLGYASDWQSTITNYPSVTRISSPMSITGTLFRGVSEADGGNYCHITSSDHPIMAFVRIGGGNFQGNGGGDVLQMPLSSSWSETNTTVQPTADSAYYRLWAIVNGIPSKWYVNCAGAEEVNKNYKSIGIKIFPNPVLSKAVFLLPGTQSYKSIRIYDLSGSLVKNIRISDLQSSSHKVMWDGRNDNGEKVKPGVYFYKTGYGNQIGKFVMLK, encoded by the coding sequence ATGAGTAAAAAACTTATTAGTTTAGGTGTTTTGTTGGGCATTATATCAATCTGTTTTTCGTCGGAAGCAACAAGATGGCATAGAACAGGCGATAAGGTTAAATGGAGCATGGGATACAGCAATAGCATCCTGACCGATGGAAAAGTTATTTTAATAGGAGGGCAGGGGGATTCTGCCGCGTGTCAGACTTTTGACCCGGCAACCGGAACATGGTCAAGAGATACAATGCCCATAATGGATCACCATACCGGAGCGCTATTGCTTCCAAACGGAAAAGTCTTATATGCAACAACAGCAGGTTCCGGGTCCGGAGGCAGGTTTTATCTTTATGATCCGGTTGGCAAAAGTTGGACATTATCAACAGGCACCTCAATTGCCTGCCAGAGGAAATATGCATATCTTACCCTGTTAAAAGATGGAAGGGTTCTTGTAATGAACAATGGTAGAAATTGTTATTTTTATGATTGCGCGGGGGATGCTTTCACTGCCACCGGTAGCACTAACCGTGCTTCTACTTATGGGGCAGGGTTAGAAATGCTTTTGCCAAATGGAGACGTGTTATTAATGCTTTCAAATATGATAGCGAACACTGCCGAAATTTTCAATCCAACTGCAGGGACATGGTCATATACGGATACTTGTGTAACAAGAGGCAGGTCGGGTTTTGTGGGAGTTTTGCTGCCGCCGCCATGGAGTAAAGTATTAATTGCAGGAGGAGGACGTATCGATAGTATGGGATATGGAGTAACAACTCAATGCGAATTGTTTGACCCGGTAATGCACACATGGGCAAACACGGGAAGTATGAGTTATGGACCAAGGTATGTACCGGCAATGGCACTTCTCCCATCAGGAAAAGTTTTGATAGCAGGTTCTGACCCGGACCCATACAGCTACGGGTCTTATACTGCCTCCAGAAAGTGTGAACTTTATAACCCGGCAAGTGGAACATGGGCGCTTACAGACAGCACTATAGACCCTATAGACTCCGTAAGTCATGCGGCGATGTTTATTTTGCCTACCGGAAAAATACTATTCCCTGGTTGGGGAACTGCAACAACAATTAGCATTAATCACCCAAAAGCAGCTATAATTTATGACCCAACGGATGGAATATGGACATCAAAACCATCTCTGAATACAGACAGAGCATATCATACCGTAACGCCTCTTCCTATAATACATACTGCTATCTGCAGCACAAATGTCCTTATAGTAGGCGGAGAAAATAGCAGTGGCGCACTAAAATCGTGCGAATTGTATAATTATGTTTTGCAAACAATCATACCAACAGGAGATCTTATTAATGCAAGGACTCATCACACGGCACAACTTATGTCCTCCGGAAAAGTACTGGTTACTGGAGGAAAAAACACATCTGCGATAAAATCCTGTGAATTATTTGATGTCGCAACAACAAGTTGGACAGCTACAGGAGACTTAAATACGGAAAGATTTGACCATACCGCTACATTATTAACAGATGGGAGAATTCTTGTAACCGGTGGAGAAAATACGGGTTTTTTAAATTCTTGTGAAATATATAATGGAAGCGCATGGACAAACGCTAATTCAATGTCCACGCAAAGAACAAATCATAGCGCCATTTTATTAAAAAATGGAAACGTGCTCATTATCGGTGGACGGAATGGTTCGGGAGCTCTTACTTCTTGCGAATTATGGAACGGAACAAACTGGTCTAATACCGGAAACTTAAACAACGGAAGATACTCGCATACTTCCGTTTTATTGCAATCAGGGAAGATTCTTGTAATTGGTGGAACGAGCGATGGAACAACAGGTCTTGCAAGCTGCGAAACTTATGATCCAAGTACAGGCACATGGACACAGGAAGGGAACTTAAATCAGGCTCGTTACCTGCACAATTCCACATTGCTCTATTCCGGTATTGTTCTTACGAGTGGAGGGAAAGATGGAGCGAATTATTTATCATCGTGTGAAGTATGGGACCCTGCAGATTATGTAGATACGCTTACAAGTACGCATAGCTGGAAAACAGATACAAGCGCATCAATTACTCCGGCAAGAGCGTGCCATTCATCAGTCCTTATCCCATCCTCACATCCTTATGTTCTTGCAATAGGCGGGACAAACGGAAGTTTCTTGAATTCAATGGTACAATATGATGTAGGTCTTGGATATGCAAGTGACTGGCAATCTACAATAACAAATTATCCTTCCGTTACACGTATAAGTAGTCCAATGAGCATAACGGGAACTTTATTCAGGGGCGTTTCGGAAGCTGATGGCGGGAACTATTGTCATATAACTTCAAGCGACCATCCGATTATGGCATTTGTTAGAATTGGCGGGGGGAATTTTCAGGGAAACGGCGGCGGAGACGTACTGCAAATGCCATTAAGTTCTTCCTGGAGTGAAACAAATACAACAGTCCAACCGACTGCAGATTCGGCATATTATAGGTTATGGGCAATTGTAAATGGAATTCCGAGCAAATGGTACGTAAATTGCGCAGGAGCCGAAGAAGTTAACAAAAATTACAAATCCATAGGCATTAAGATTTTCCCAAATCCCGTATTATCAAAAGCCGTATTCTTGCTCCCGGGAACACAATCTTACAAGTCTATCCGTATCTACGACCTGAGCGGAAGCCTTGTTAAGAATATTCGGATTTCAGACTTGCAATCATCATCGCATAAAGTAATGTGGGATGGAAGAAACGATAACGGAGAAAAAGTAAAACCGGGTGTATACTTCTATAAAACCGGATACGGAAACCAGATTGGAAAATTTGTAATGTTGAAGTAA
- a CDS encoding DNA-processing protein DprA, producing MNYWLTLHSIRDIGPVTFNKLLDKFGTPEKVFSASREELMQIPRLSESIINLILCAKPPCYRTTGSYKDNKIISELKNRQFELITKYDKRYPELLKKSTVPPPIIYVYGEMEHSNPRTGRQGLIAIIGARNASRVGLNKALEFGKYFAHKGFSIVSGYAKGIDTYAHLGAIIGGGKTIMVLPVGVLNFVVHKELEYMRDKLFAQSVIFSEFYPSAGWLTGQAMLRNRRISELSKAVIVIEPGVKGGTIATTKWAKKLNKPIFIYEKLFSIRKKEFLELGAIPIETPEDVITYLNKK from the coding sequence ATGAATTATTGGCTTACTCTTCATTCTATCCGCGATATAGGTCCTGTTACTTTCAATAAACTATTGGATAAATTTGGCACCCCGGAAAAAGTGTTTTCTGCCTCCCGGGAGGAATTAATGCAAATCCCACGATTATCCGAATCTATAATAAATTTAATACTTTGTGCGAAGCCTCCGTGTTATCGGACAACGGGCTCTTACAAGGATAATAAAATAATATCAGAACTTAAAAACCGTCAGTTTGAACTAATTACTAAATATGATAAAAGATATCCCGAATTGCTTAAAAAATCTACTGTCCCTCCGCCAATAATTTATGTTTATGGGGAAATGGAACACAGCAACCCTCGTACCGGCAGACAAGGTTTGATTGCTATAATTGGTGCAAGAAACGCATCACGGGTTGGCTTAAACAAAGCATTGGAGTTTGGAAAATATTTTGCGCATAAAGGATTTTCTATAGTTTCCGGATATGCAAAAGGTATTGATACTTATGCGCATTTAGGTGCAATAATTGGAGGTGGAAAAACAATAATGGTTTTGCCTGTCGGAGTTCTTAACTTTGTTGTTCACAAAGAACTTGAATATATGCGCGACAAACTATTTGCCCAATCAGTAATATTTTCTGAATTTTACCCGTCGGCAGGATGGTTAACAGGACAGGCAATGTTGCGAAATCGCAGAATTAGCGAGCTTTCAAAAGCAGTAATCGTTATAGAACCCGGAGTAAAAGGTGGCACAATAGCAACTACAAAATGGGCAAAGAAACTTAATAAACCAATATTTATATACGAAAAACTATTCTCTATAAGAAAAAAAGAATTTCTTGAACTTGGAGCGATTCCAATAGAAACGCCGGAAGATGTTATTACCTACTTGAACAAAAAGTAA
- a CDS encoding metal-dependent hydrolase: MSYIIDVIIHTAIGIIVIIPLWVKPFLRKVLLAVFIASSLIDIDHFIAAKSIYLKDAVTLRYRPYTHSITFAVIVGGITFGITKSPRIGVAVCGGIMSHVLRDASTGITFILYPMKLTKIPVWVYVMGELLIFICCLVLRKWI; the protein is encoded by the coding sequence ATGAGTTACATAATAGACGTTATAATTCATACCGCGATTGGTATAATCGTTATAATCCCTTTATGGGTTAAACCATTTCTAAGAAAGGTTTTGCTAGCCGTGTTTATTGCGAGTTCCTTAATCGATATAGACCATTTTATTGCTGCAAAATCCATTTACCTAAAAGATGCGGTTACTTTAAGATATAGACCATATACACATTCAATAACTTTTGCCGTAATAGTGGGTGGAATTACTTTTGGGATAACTAAAAGTCCACGGATTGGAGTAGCAGTATGCGGTGGTATTATGTCACACGTATTAAGAGACGCGAGCACCGGAATCACTTTTATTTTATACCCAATGAAGCTTACAAAAATTCCTGTTTGGGTTTATGTTATGGGTGAATTATTGATTTTTATATGTTGTCTGGTTTTAAGAAAATGGATATAA
- a CDS encoding phosphatase PAP2 family protein, which translates to MILLILINCLTPALNFTKETLYDTKCVITSPLRWDIESWSTVTGVGITTYEIMLEDETINDFVQTHRNDKAADIFEYVGDGAIASAIVGSSWIAGELTHNYKLQKIGDLGLKSILISGLIVNCAKRVAGRIRPYNSVSSNNWMGPTLSGGELSFPSGHTSTAFALASVVSDLYDNKWIDFIAYGTAVLGGWARINNNQHWTSDVFMGAVIGISVGKTLVKLENSNKKSR; encoded by the coding sequence ATGATTTTGCTGATATTGATAAATTGCTTAACCCCTGCATTGAATTTTACAAAAGAAACATTATACGATACGAAGTGTGTTATTACTTCCCCTTTGCGATGGGATATTGAATCGTGGAGCACGGTTACTGGAGTTGGAATTACTACTTACGAGATTATGTTAGAAGACGAAACCATAAATGATTTTGTTCAGACCCATCGTAATGATAAAGCTGCAGATATATTTGAATATGTGGGGGATGGCGCAATAGCATCTGCTATAGTTGGAAGTTCCTGGATTGCAGGGGAATTAACCCATAACTATAAATTACAGAAAATAGGGGATTTGGGATTGAAAAGCATATTGATATCAGGTCTAATTGTAAATTGCGCAAAAAGAGTTGCAGGACGCATCAGACCATATAATTCCGTTTCTTCCAATAATTGGATGGGACCTACTTTAAGCGGAGGAGAATTGTCTTTCCCATCCGGACATACAAGTACTGCTTTTGCTCTTGCGTCTGTTGTCAGTGACCTATATGATAACAAATGGATTGATTTTATTGCTTACGGGACTGCTGTGTTGGGTGGATGGGCAAGAATAAATAATAACCAACACTGGACATCCGATGTTTTTATGGGAGCAGTAATCGGTATTTCTGTAGGTAAAACACTTGTAAAACTTGAAAATTCAAACAAAAAAAGCCGTTGA
- a CDS encoding acyl-CoA dehydrogenase family protein — protein MIFNSEQKLVQDMVRKFAINELAPIALDLDKKAEFPGKTIQKLTELGLAGIIIPDKYNGSALDMVSYCIIIEELSKVCASLGFSLIVNNSFVAFPIIKYGTEAQKNKWLPKIASGECIGSFALYEETYSNIYKENTDISEKITTIAKSTGNGKYLISGEKVFVVNGETAGVFIVFACIDNKLTAFILPKEGNEENVSFEKEVMMGMRSAGIGSIKLNNVEVSEENILGEPGKGLEIFERIIESANIAISAQAVGIMNASLEDSIKYSKERKQFGHPISDFQLIQDAIAEIKIRLDSSRILVFETARMYDEGQSFSTTASITKLVSTESAVWSSIKTVQVHAGYGYTKEYPIERYFRDAKVTQVFGETPLTQKIKLAKSLLS, from the coding sequence ATGATTTTTAATTCAGAACAAAAACTCGTTCAGGATATGGTAAGAAAATTTGCAATAAATGAACTTGCCCCCATAGCATTAGATTTAGATAAAAAAGCGGAATTTCCCGGTAAAACAATACAAAAACTAACTGAACTTGGATTAGCGGGAATTATTATCCCGGATAAATATAACGGCTCCGCGTTGGATATGGTTAGCTATTGTATAATCATTGAAGAGTTGTCTAAAGTATGTGCTTCTTTAGGTTTTAGTCTTATCGTAAACAATTCCTTTGTTGCTTTCCCTATAATAAAATATGGGACGGAAGCACAAAAAAATAAGTGGCTGCCGAAAATTGCAAGTGGAGAATGCATAGGCTCTTTTGCGCTTTATGAGGAAACATATTCAAATATATATAAAGAAAATACCGATATATCAGAAAAAATAACTACTATTGCTAAATCAACGGGAAACGGAAAGTACTTGATTTCAGGGGAAAAAGTTTTTGTAGTAAATGGCGAAACCGCAGGTGTTTTTATTGTATTTGCTTGTATAGACAATAAGTTAACGGCTTTCATTTTACCTAAAGAGGGAAATGAAGAGAACGTATCCTTTGAAAAAGAAGTAATGATGGGAATGCGTTCTGCAGGAATAGGAAGTATCAAGTTAAATAATGTCGAAGTCTCCGAAGAAAATATACTTGGAGAACCCGGCAAAGGGTTAGAAATTTTCGAACGGATTATTGAATCTGCAAACATCGCAATATCTGCGCAGGCAGTTGGCATAATGAATGCATCATTGGAAGACTCCATAAAATACTCAAAAGAGAGAAAACAATTCGGGCATCCGATATCCGACTTTCAATTAATCCAGGATGCAATTGCAGAAATTAAAATAAGATTGGATTCGTCACGGATATTGGTATTTGAAACGGCTCGTATGTATGATGAGGGGCAATCTTTTTCCACAACGGCTTCCATTACAAAATTGGTCTCTACGGAATCGGCAGTATGGTCAAGCATTAAAACAGTACAGGTTCATGCGGGATATGGGTATACAAAGGAATATCCTATAGAACGATATTTTAGGGATGCAAAAGTAACGCAGGTGTTCGGAGAAACGCCCCTGACCCAGAAAATTAAACTTGCAAAATCATTGTTGTCCTGA
- a CDS encoding TPM domain-containing protein, producing MKKNINSKNVSLSILSLLFFSNVLFCQEYPKPVGFVNDFANVISQEYRDKITGLCTEIEQKTGVELVIATVKTALPQTIDMYAVELFSRWGIGKKGKDNGVLIVAALGDHKVFIKPGYGAEGFLTDGICGEISRQIIAPEFKKGEFGEGLFLASNEIANRIEKEYNVKLEGVTNTKFSENLPLGTVIFLIILFIVIFRRLGLWGLLFLPGGTRQNGRRNGYWTGGNFGGGGFGGGFGGFGGGSCGGGGGGSGW from the coding sequence ATGAAAAAAAACATAAATTCAAAAAATGTATCCCTTAGTATACTAAGTTTACTGTTTTTTAGCAATGTATTGTTTTGTCAGGAATATCCTAAACCTGTGGGTTTTGTAAATGATTTTGCAAACGTCATATCCCAGGAATACAGGGATAAAATTACCGGGTTGTGCACGGAAATAGAACAAAAAACAGGAGTAGAATTGGTTATTGCTACCGTAAAAACGGCTCTTCCTCAAACAATTGATATGTATGCCGTAGAACTATTTTCTCGTTGGGGAATAGGCAAAAAAGGTAAAGATAATGGTGTCCTGATCGTTGCAGCGCTGGGCGACCACAAAGTATTTATAAAACCGGGATATGGGGCCGAAGGGTTTCTAACGGACGGAATATGTGGGGAAATTTCCCGCCAGATTATAGCTCCTGAATTTAAGAAGGGTGAGTTTGGCGAAGGATTGTTTTTGGCAAGTAATGAAATTGCAAACAGGATTGAAAAAGAATATAATGTAAAACTTGAAGGAGTAACAAATACTAAATTTTCCGAAAATCTTCCTTTGGGGACTGTAATTTTTCTAATCATATTGTTTATCGTAATTTTTAGAAGGTTAGGATTGTGGGGGCTGCTATTTTTGCCGGGAGGAACTCGACAAAACGGGCGTCGTAATGGTTACTGGACGGGAGGAAATTTTGGTGGGGGTGGTTTTGGAGGCGGTTTTGGTGGATTTGGTGGCGGCTCCTGTGGCGGTGGCGGCGGCGGGAGTGGATGGTAA
- the lipA gene encoding lipoyl synthase, whose translation MAVPEWIKHHYPKPEALREMISLLHSLNIHTVCEEAKCPNIGECFNKQTATFLILGDICTRKCKFCGIKKGIPLPVDCDEPQHIAKAVAKLNLSHTVITSVTRDDLEDSGADQFVATIKEIKKVSRLGGIEITIEVLIPIMNSKNLKKIIAVTPEVINHNMETIKRLYPEVRPIYQYNDSLNLLAEVKSQNPSITTKSGFMVGLGETETEIIELMKDLRKQKVDIITIGQYLRPSGSQLPVVEYISPSQFKKYEDVGYKMGFKYVVSSPYVRSSYMAKEALKNVDCGV comes from the coding sequence ATGGCTGTTCCCGAATGGATTAAACATCATTACCCGAAACCGGAAGCACTGCGGGAAATGATATCCTTGCTTCATAGTTTAAATATTCATACCGTTTGTGAAGAAGCAAAATGTCCCAATATAGGCGAATGTTTCAATAAACAAACAGCTACTTTTTTAATACTTGGGGATATATGTACTCGAAAATGTAAGTTTTGTGGCATTAAAAAAGGAATCCCTTTGCCGGTTGATTGCGACGAACCACAGCATATCGCAAAGGCAGTCGCCAAACTTAATTTGTCCCATACGGTAATAACATCGGTTACAAGAGATGACCTTGAAGACAGCGGAGCGGATCAATTCGTAGCCACAATAAAAGAGATAAAAAAAGTATCCCGCTTAGGCGGAATAGAAATCACTATAGAAGTTCTTATCCCGATAATGAATAGTAAGAATCTTAAAAAAATTATAGCTGTTACTCCTGAAGTAATAAATCATAATATGGAAACAATAAAAAGGCTTTATCCTGAAGTTAGACCAATATATCAATACAATGATTCGCTTAATTTATTGGCAGAGGTGAAATCTCAAAATCCTTCAATTACAACTAAATCCGGTTTTATGGTAGGCCTAGGCGAAACGGAAACAGAAATTATTGAACTTATGAAAGACTTAAGAAAACAAAAAGTTGATATCATAACAATCGGACAATATTTACGACCTTCCGGGAGTCAGCTTCCGGTGGTTGAATACATCTCGCCTTCCCAATTTAAAAAATATGAAGACGTTGGATATAAAATGGGATTTAAATATGTTGTGTCAAGCCCGTATGTTAGAAGTTCTTATATGGCAAAAGAAGCATTAAAAAATGTGGATTGTGGAGTATAA
- a CDS encoding glycosyltransferase family 2 protein: MNTKISIIVPAHNEVENIPLLINEFHKIKLKDYEVIIIDDGSTDDTYLEANKLVSKNKFLKVIRHKRKRGITDALISGVDAAAGDIIVFFPADLQYLPEEISKLTDKINEGYDIVTGWKTGKYEKWFVSGIYNTLSRKLFNIPVHDLNSIKAFTKEVFYKIPLRKDWHRYMVVLAWEQGFNVAEVKVTLYPRKYGKSKFGGIGRVFIGVLDLLAVKFQISFMRKPMLFFGTTGGILLVLTFIIGAIELYFRFVLLKGFRPMLYLIMFLGLSGLIFFVLGFLAEAIAGIQDEIKKIKK, translated from the coding sequence ATGAATACAAAAATTTCTATAATTGTTCCTGCGCATAACGAAGTAGAAAATATTCCCCTGCTTATAAATGAGTTTCATAAAATAAAGTTGAAAGATTATGAAGTTATAATTATAGATGATGGCTCTACGGACGATACTTATTTAGAAGCAAATAAACTTGTCTCAAAAAACAAGTTTTTGAAAGTTATTCGTCACAAGAGGAAAAGAGGAATTACGGATGCGCTTATATCGGGAGTTGATGCAGCAGCTGGAGACATTATTGTATTTTTCCCTGCTGATTTGCAATATTTACCCGAAGAAATATCAAAATTAACGGATAAGATTAATGAAGGCTACGATATTGTTACAGGTTGGAAAACGGGTAAATATGAAAAATGGTTTGTGTCCGGAATTTACAATACCCTTTCCCGGAAATTATTTAATATTCCTGTGCACGATTTAAATTCCATTAAGGCGTTTACAAAAGAAGTCTTTTATAAAATTCCATTGAGAAAAGATTGGCATCGGTATATGGTAGTATTGGCATGGGAACAGGGATTTAATGTTGCGGAGGTAAAGGTAACTCTATATCCAAGAAAATATGGCAAATCAAAATTCGGAGGAATAGGGCGGGTTTTTATAGGAGTCCTCGACCTTCTTGCGGTGAAATTTCAGATTTCTTTTATGCGAAAACCTATGTTATTTTTTGGGACTACAGGGGGAATTTTATTAGTACTTACGTTTATTATAGGGGCGATAGAACTTTATTTTAGATTTGTTCTTCTTAAAGGGTTTAGACCTATGCTTTATTTAATTATGTTCCTCGGTTTAAGCGGATTGATATTTTTTGTATTAGGTTTTCTTGCAGAAGCAATCGCCGGAATTCAGGATGAAATAAAAAAGATAAAAAAATAA
- a CDS encoding four helix bundle protein, producing MKEEELKKRTKDFALEVIRLVEKLPKNYVADILGRQILKSGTSIGANYRAARRARSRADFISKLGIVEEESDETLYWLELLIAIKLIEQNIFQRLTKEANEIIAIVVTSIKTARGNQR from the coding sequence ATGAAAGAAGAAGAATTAAAAAAACGGACAAAAGATTTTGCTTTAGAGGTAATTAGATTAGTAGAAAAACTTCCCAAGAATTATGTCGCTGATATACTGGGAAGACAAATCTTAAAATCCGGGACATCTATCGGAGCTAACTATCGTGCTGCCCGTAGAGCACGTTCAAGAGCAGATTTCATCTCTAAGTTAGGCATTGTTGAAGAAGAATCGGATGAAACTCTTTATTGGTTAGAATTACTAATCGCTATAAAATTGATAGAGCAAAACATATTCCAACGCTTGACAAAGGAAGCTAACGAAATTATTGCCATCGTAGTTACATCTATAAAAACAGCTCGAGGTAACCAAAGGTGA